A window from Frischella perrara encodes these proteins:
- a CDS encoding cell division protein ZapC, with the protein MTNKIIIRPSDNWRWYFDEKYDCLMLEISDDMIFRSRFSSKHLAPDAFEACRFSVNDTSAYYHFYESCSSLNLSEPQKVELVLNAIVARNFLRPQMPKSWYFTQQPVLFMPRFAELVEAEVQDTRQRINLLAVEIGEYASLCLIAEPIVYMSGKQFNISDVVKVMNDRLSSKNTIIDNPKNQEDEDQTIRELLYQICS; encoded by the coding sequence ATGACAAATAAAATTATAATAAGACCCAGCGATAATTGGCGCTGGTATTTTGATGAAAAATATGACTGTTTAATGTTGGAAATATCAGATGATATGATCTTTCGTTCGCGTTTTTCATCTAAACACTTAGCTCCCGATGCTTTCGAAGCTTGTCGTTTTTCGGTAAACGATACAAGTGCTTATTATCATTTTTATGAAAGCTGTTCAAGTTTAAACTTATCCGAACCACAAAAAGTGGAATTAGTTTTAAATGCAATTGTTGCACGTAATTTTCTTCGTCCACAAATGCCAAAAAGTTGGTATTTTACACAACAACCGGTTCTATTTATGCCTCGTTTTGCTGAGCTAGTTGAGGCAGAAGTTCAAGATACTCGACAACGTATTAATCTTTTAGCGGTAGAAATCGGTGAATACGCTTCTTTGTGTTTAATTGCTGAACCAATAGTATATATGTCTGGTAAGCAATTTAATATATCAGATGTTGTTAAAGTAATGAATGATCGCTTAAGTAGCAAAAACACGATTATAGATAATCCTAAGAATCAAGAAGACGAAGATCAAACAATCCGTGAACTGCTTTATCAAATCTGCTCTTAG
- the mmuP gene encoding S-methylmethionine permease, with amino-acid sequence MVNLQKSKVSDSEKPQNRFKRSMKTRHLVMLSLGGVIGSGLFFNSGYIIATAGPAGAIIAYLIGALVVYLVMLCLGELAVSMPETGAFHTYAARYISPATGYTVAWLYWLTWAVALGSSLTAAGACMKQWFPNVDIWIWCLIFCCIIFILNVITTRFFAESEFWFSFIKVITIIVFIILGSAAIFGFIPMKDGTPAPFFSNLTASGWLPNGIWPIIMTMVAVNFAFSGTELIGIAAGETVNPEKTIPLAIKTTIIRLIIFFVGTIAVLSALLPMDQAGVVQSPFVQVFSNIGIPYVADIFNFVILTAILSAANSGLYASGRMLWSLSNQGTLPKQFAQLSPRGVPIIALSVSMLGGLLALCNSVIAPDTVFLALNAISGFAVVAVWLSICASHYFFRREYLRSGKDITLLKYKAPFYPYVPIIGFIMCLIACIGLAFDPNQRIALYCGVPFVIFCFIAYHITHNYKTKRGEIDDHH; translated from the coding sequence ATGGTCAATTTACAAAAATCAAAAGTTTCAGATTCCGAAAAACCGCAAAACCGTTTCAAACGATCAATGAAAACACGTCACTTAGTTATGCTATCATTAGGTGGTGTGATTGGCTCTGGTCTATTTTTTAATTCCGGTTATATCATTGCGACTGCAGGTCCGGCCGGCGCTATTATCGCCTATTTAATCGGGGCTTTGGTGGTGTATTTAGTCATGTTATGTTTAGGAGAATTAGCCGTTTCAATGCCTGAGACAGGTGCATTTCATACTTATGCTGCCCGTTATATTAGTCCCGCTACCGGTTATACCGTTGCTTGGCTTTATTGGCTAACTTGGGCGGTTGCGTTAGGTTCTAGTTTAACCGCAGCCGGAGCCTGTATGAAACAGTGGTTTCCAAATGTTGATATCTGGATTTGGTGTTTAATTTTTTGTTGTATTATTTTCATTTTAAACGTGATAACAACACGCTTCTTTGCAGAAAGTGAATTTTGGTTTTCTTTCATAAAAGTCATAACTATTATCGTATTTATCATACTCGGTTCCGCAGCAATTTTTGGCTTTATCCCAATGAAAGATGGAACACCGGCACCTTTCTTTAGCAATTTAACGGCTTCAGGTTGGTTACCAAATGGAATTTGGCCGATTATCATGACAATGGTAGCCGTTAATTTCGCTTTTTCAGGTACTGAATTAATCGGTATAGCTGCCGGCGAAACCGTTAATCCTGAAAAAACGATCCCATTAGCAATTAAAACAACGATTATTCGGTTAATTATCTTCTTTGTAGGTACAATAGCGGTATTATCAGCCTTATTACCTATGGATCAAGCTGGTGTAGTACAAAGCCCATTTGTACAAGTATTTAGTAATATTGGTATTCCCTATGTTGCTGATATTTTTAATTTTGTAATTTTAACGGCTATCTTATCGGCAGCAAACTCCGGGCTTTATGCTTCAGGAAGAATGCTATGGTCGCTTTCCAATCAAGGAACCTTACCAAAACAATTTGCGCAATTATCTCCACGCGGTGTTCCGATTATTGCATTGAGCGTAAGTATGTTAGGAGGGTTACTCGCTTTATGCAACAGTGTGATAGCGCCAGATACCGTATTTTTGGCATTAAACGCTATTTCTGGTTTTGCCGTTGTCGCTGTTTGGTTAAGTATTTGTGCTTCACATTACTTTTTTCGGCGGGAGTATCTGCGCTCTGGTAAAGATATAACGTTGTTAAAATATAAAGCGCCATTTTATCCTTATGTTCCTATTATCGGTTTTATAATGTGCCTAATAGCATGTATTGGTCTAGCCTTTGATCCTAATCAACGAATTGCACTGTATTGTGGTGTGCCTTTTGTTATTTTTTGTTTTATTGCTTATCATATTACCCATAATTACAAAACAAAACGAGGTGAGATAGATGACCATCACTAA
- a CDS encoding pyruvate carboxylase, protein MKEIRSILVANRSEIAIRIFRAAYELGIRTVGIFSFEDRLALHRLKADESYLVGKGKKPIEAYLDIEDIIRIAKEANVDAIHPGYGFLSENPDFADACEKAGIAFIGPKGNVMRNLGNKIAARHMAEIANVPVVPATEALPDDIEQVKKMANAIGYPFMLKASWGGGGRGMRIVENESELEPAINVARREAKAAFGNDEVFLEKLVRRARHVEVQILADKHGNIVHLFERDCTVQRRNQKVVERAPAPYFNDQQRDALCQAALRLVKAANYTHAGTVEFLYDCDTDDFYFIEVNPRIQVEHTVTEEVTGIDIVKAQIRITEGYQIGDERSYVPPQESIKLHGHALQCRITTENPENQFNPDYGRISVYRSASGNGVRLDAGTAYTGAVISPYYDSLLVKVTAKGRTVEEASSTMLRALREFRIRGIANNLLFLQNVILHPSFNKGNYTTRFIDSTPELFKFNKPQDRASKLLAFFGEVAVNGNPEMAGREIPKLPLSTPILPDIKLQTEIPQGSRDLLHQLGTDGFIDWIKQNPSTLITDTSMRDAHQSLFATRMRSYDMLAIAPYYARMLPELFSIECWGGATFDTAMRFLKEDPWERLIQLRKAIPNTLLQMLLRSSNAVGYTNYADNVVQFFVKQAADNGIDLFRVFDSLNWVENMRVAIDAVLESGKLCEGTICYTGDIFDPNRSKYSLNYYVKLAKQLEQAGVHMLGIKDMSGVCRPEAARTLVKTLKEEVGMPIHFHTHDTSGIAASSVFSALDAGCDVVDAAMDALSGMTSQPNLGSIVAALEHTPRETGLNRESLLAISNYWEGVRTLYKPFDVNIAGTSDVYNHEMPGGQYTNLREQARAMGLSERWPEVSKAYRDVNTLFGDIVKVTPTSKVVGDLAIYMVVNNLTIAEVSDPAHEIDFPASVVSMMKGELGFPPDGFPVAIQNRILKGETPIKGRIGALLPAVDLEKTRQTLAESLNVPVTEIDDKQLAAYLMYPKVYLDYCAYLNTYGDVSKIPTTNFFYGLQNQEEVDIEIEKGKVIVIRRTGKAESNDGEKVEVFFEMNGQPRTIPVILAGKKQQLSNKLKAEIGNIHHVAAPMPGMIALLMVKSGQKVAKGQALLSIEAMKMETTITAECDGIIKNVFIKPGSVIETNDLLIEIS, encoded by the coding sequence ATGAAAGAGATTCGCAGTATTTTGGTCGCTAACCGCAGTGAAATAGCCATTCGTATTTTTCGGGCTGCTTATGAATTAGGTATTCGCACGGTTGGTATTTTCTCATTTGAAGATCGTCTGGCATTACACCGTCTAAAAGCAGATGAATCCTATTTGGTCGGCAAAGGAAAAAAACCGATTGAAGCCTATTTAGACATTGAAGATATAATTCGTATCGCTAAAGAAGCTAATGTAGACGCGATCCATCCGGGGTATGGTTTTTTATCTGAGAATCCTGACTTCGCTGATGCTTGTGAAAAAGCAGGGATTGCGTTTATCGGTCCTAAAGGTAATGTGATGCGAAATCTTGGTAATAAGATTGCAGCGAGGCACATGGCTGAAATTGCTAACGTTCCAGTTGTACCTGCAACAGAAGCCTTACCAGATGATATTGAGCAAGTGAAAAAAATGGCCAATGCCATTGGTTATCCGTTTATGCTTAAAGCAAGTTGGGGCGGTGGTGGCCGAGGCATGCGAATTGTTGAAAATGAATCTGAACTTGAGCCTGCCATTAACGTTGCTAGACGCGAGGCAAAAGCAGCTTTTGGTAATGATGAGGTTTTTTTAGAGAAATTAGTACGTCGAGCACGGCATGTTGAAGTACAGATTCTAGCTGATAAACATGGCAATATTGTTCATTTGTTTGAACGTGATTGTACTGTTCAGCGACGAAATCAAAAAGTAGTTGAAAGAGCACCAGCCCCTTATTTCAATGATCAACAACGTGATGCATTATGTCAAGCTGCGCTAAGACTTGTTAAAGCTGCTAATTATACTCATGCTGGAACAGTCGAGTTTTTATATGATTGCGATACGGATGATTTCTATTTTATTGAAGTGAATCCACGCATTCAGGTTGAACATACGGTGACGGAAGAGGTAACAGGTATCGATATTGTAAAAGCTCAAATCCGTATCACTGAAGGTTATCAAATTGGTGATGAAAGAAGCTATGTGCCGCCACAAGAATCGATTAAATTACATGGCCATGCACTACAATGCCGTATTACCACTGAGAACCCAGAAAATCAATTTAACCCTGATTATGGTAGAATTTCGGTATACCGTAGTGCATCCGGCAATGGCGTTAGGCTAGATGCGGGTACTGCTTACACGGGAGCTGTGATATCACCTTACTATGATTCACTTTTAGTTAAAGTAACGGCAAAAGGTCGAACCGTTGAAGAAGCATCATCTACCATGTTACGAGCACTAAGAGAATTTAGAATCAGAGGAATTGCGAATAATTTATTATTTTTACAAAACGTTATTTTACATCCATCCTTTAATAAAGGAAATTATACCACTCGTTTTATTGACTCGACGCCTGAATTATTCAAATTTAATAAACCTCAAGATCGTGCTTCAAAATTATTGGCATTTTTTGGTGAAGTGGCGGTGAATGGTAATCCTGAAATGGCAGGTCGTGAAATACCTAAATTGCCTTTAAGTACACCTATTTTACCAGATATTAAATTACAAACTGAGATACCGCAAGGTTCACGTGATTTGCTACACCAACTTGGAACTGACGGTTTTATTGATTGGATTAAACAAAATCCAAGCACTTTAATTACTGATACTTCAATGCGCGATGCTCATCAATCGCTTTTTGCAACCCGCATGCGTAGTTACGATATGCTTGCCATTGCCCCGTATTATGCACGTATGTTGCCTGAACTATTTTCAATTGAGTGTTGGGGGGGCGCAACCTTTGATACAGCAATGCGATTTTTGAAAGAAGATCCTTGGGAACGTTTAATTCAACTACGTAAGGCAATACCAAATACCTTACTACAGATGTTATTACGCTCATCAAATGCTGTAGGTTACACCAATTATGCCGATAATGTTGTTCAATTTTTTGTTAAACAAGCGGCAGATAACGGTATTGACTTATTCCGAGTATTCGATTCGCTAAACTGGGTTGAAAATATGCGGGTAGCCATCGATGCCGTATTAGAATCTGGTAAACTTTGTGAAGGTACAATCTGTTATACAGGGGATATTTTTGATCCAAATCGTTCAAAATACAGCCTTAACTATTACGTCAAATTAGCAAAACAATTAGAGCAAGCTGGCGTACATATGTTAGGCATTAAGGATATGTCAGGAGTATGCCGACCAGAAGCGGCTAGAACATTAGTTAAGACTTTAAAAGAAGAAGTTGGAATGCCAATTCATTTCCATACCCATGACACAAGTGGGATTGCTGCTTCTTCTGTATTTTCGGCTTTAGATGCTGGATGTGATGTTGTTGATGCTGCCATGGATGCATTAAGTGGTATGACATCCCAACCTAATTTAGGTTCGATTGTTGCTGCACTTGAACATACACCGCGAGAAACGGGACTTAATAGAGAATCGTTGTTAGCAATTTCAAATTATTGGGAAGGTGTACGTACTTTATATAAACCGTTTGATGTAAATATTGCTGGAACGTCTGATGTTTATAATCATGAAATGCCAGGTGGACAATATACTAATCTTCGTGAACAAGCACGAGCAATGGGATTATCTGAACGTTGGCCGGAAGTCTCTAAGGCTTATCGTGATGTGAATACGTTATTTGGCGATATCGTTAAGGTAACTCCTACTTCGAAAGTGGTTGGCGATTTAGCCATTTATATGGTCGTAAATAACTTAACCATTGCTGAAGTATCAGATCCTGCCCATGAAATAGATTTTCCTGCTTCGGTTGTCTCTATGATGAAAGGAGAATTGGGATTCCCACCTGATGGTTTCCCTGTAGCCATTCAAAATCGGATACTCAAAGGGGAGACACCTATTAAGGGGCGTATAGGAGCATTACTGCCAGCCGTAGATTTAGAAAAAACGCGTCAAACACTAGCGGAGTCTTTAAATGTACCTGTCACCGAAATTGATGACAAACAATTAGCCGCTTATTTAATGTATCCTAAAGTTTACTTAGATTATTGTGCTTATCTAAATACTTATGGTGATGTTTCTAAGATACCTACAACTAATTTCTTCTATGGATTACAAAATCAAGAAGAAGTTGATATTGAGATTGAAAAAGGTAAAGTCATTGTAATTAGACGTACCGGTAAAGCTGAAAGTAATGATGGTGAAAAAGTTGAAGTGTTCTTTGAAATGAATGGTCAACCTCGTACTATTCCAGTGATACTGGCAGGTAAAAAACAACAATTAAGTAATAAGCTCAAAGCCGAAATAGGCAATATTCATCATGTGGCAGCACCTATGCCGGGAATGATTGCATTGTTAATGGTTAAGTCTGGGCAAAAAGTTGCGAAAGGGCAAGCGTTGTTGTCTATTGAAGCAATGAAAATGGAAACAACGATAACTGCAGAATGTGATGGTATTATTAAAAATGTATTTATTAAACCAGGAAGCGTTATTGAAACCAATGATCTATTAATTGAAATTTCATAA
- a CDS encoding metallophosphoesterase → MFDIVGDIHGQAIKLKQLLAKLGYRQSDQGYYHPEYKMIFVGDLIDRGNYQIETLQLVKDMVDNQNGYVIMGNHEFNAIGWITPDPKHPSQFMRKHNTVHHKQHHIFLQQIVENSQQHEYWINWFKTLPLFLEFDQIRVIHACWDNNIIRAIQSYLDDQHRLLTSSIIDAFNKQNPLFDYCEILLKGKEITLPDSVYYFDKEGTKRHKSRIKWWLEQANTFNELCLIPDEEKNIALEHTVDVKFDEYTDSKPVFFGHYWLTGLPAIQTSKLACVDYSAALPQGKLVAYRWQGESLLTNAHFIF, encoded by the coding sequence ATGTTTGATATAGTTGGCGATATCCACGGACAAGCGATAAAATTAAAGCAGTTACTTGCTAAATTAGGCTATCGACAGTCAGATCAAGGTTATTATCATCCCGAATATAAAATGATTTTTGTTGGCGATCTGATTGATCGTGGTAATTATCAAATAGAAACACTTCAATTAGTTAAGGACATGGTTGATAACCAGAATGGCTATGTTATTATGGGAAATCATGAATTTAATGCAATTGGTTGGATAACGCCCGATCCTAAACATCCTTCTCAATTTATGCGCAAACATAATACAGTCCACCATAAACAGCATCATATCTTTTTACAACAAATAGTAGAAAATAGTCAACAGCATGAATATTGGATTAACTGGTTCAAAACGTTACCTCTATTTTTAGAATTCGATCAGATTCGGGTTATTCATGCTTGTTGGGATAATAATATTATTCGAGCAATACAATCTTATTTAGATGATCAGCACCGTTTATTAACATCATCAATCATTGATGCATTTAATAAGCAAAATCCGTTATTTGATTATTGCGAAATCTTACTTAAAGGTAAAGAGATAACTCTGCCAGATAGTGTTTATTACTTTGATAAAGAAGGTACGAAAAGGCATAAATCAAGAATCAAATGGTGGTTGGAACAGGCAAATACGTTCAATGAGTTATGTTTAATTCCCGATGAGGAAAAGAATATAGCGCTTGAACATACCGTAGATGTTAAGTTCGATGAATATACTGATTCTAAACCAGTCTTTTTTGGCCATTATTGGCTAACGGGACTACCTGCAATCCAAACATCTAAGCTTGCTTGTGTTGATTATTCAGCCGCTTTACCACAAGGGAAATTAGTAGCCTATCGTTGGCAAGGAGAGTCATTACTGACTAATGCACATTTTATCTTTTAA
- the mmuM gene encoding homocysteine S-methyltransferase, whose protein sequence is MTITNPFQWHLDTNGYAIIDGALATELQNRGCDLNDPLWSAKVLMEQPQLIEDVHYDYFVAGADCAITASYQATPLGLASKGCTLSESIDLIKKSVQLAQQAKERYLLNNPCNKELVIAGSVGPYGAFLADGSEYTGDYSLSDEEIATFHHDRIQALIEAGIDIIAFETMPSFPEIKVLANLIKQYNKPCWFTFTLKDHDHISDGTPLATVINWLNSIEHVMMIGVNCIALDSVTAALKTLSQYTNKPFIVYPNSGEHYDPDNKTWCIATHRTLCEYADEWQQYGAQLIGGCCRTTPDDIKQLVNQLHEKKHP, encoded by the coding sequence ATGACCATCACTAATCCTTTTCAATGGCATCTCGATACAAATGGTTATGCCATAATTGATGGTGCTTTAGCCACCGAATTGCAAAATCGTGGTTGCGATCTTAATGATCCACTTTGGTCTGCTAAAGTTTTGATGGAACAACCACAATTAATTGAAGATGTTCATTACGATTATTTTGTGGCAGGTGCGGATTGTGCAATAACTGCCAGTTATCAAGCGACACCTCTAGGACTAGCGAGTAAAGGCTGTACACTATCGGAATCGATAGATTTGATCAAAAAAAGCGTACAACTCGCTCAACAGGCAAAAGAACGATATTTATTAAATAATCCCTGCAATAAAGAATTAGTTATTGCTGGATCTGTTGGACCTTATGGCGCATTTTTAGCGGATGGCTCAGAATATACCGGTGATTATTCACTGAGTGATGAGGAAATAGCAACATTTCATCATGATCGAATTCAGGCTCTGATTGAAGCTGGAATCGATATTATCGCTTTTGAAACTATGCCATCATTTCCGGAAATCAAGGTGCTAGCCAATTTAATTAAGCAATATAATAAACCATGTTGGTTTACCTTTACATTAAAAGATCACGATCATATTAGTGATGGAACACCACTTGCAACAGTAATAAATTGGCTAAATAGTATTGAGCACGTAATGATGATAGGTGTCAATTGTATTGCTCTAGATAGTGTAACAGCAGCATTGAAAACACTTAGTCAGTATACCAATAAACCTTTCATTGTTTATCCAAATTCAGGAGAACATTACGATCCTGACAATAAAACTTGGTGTATTGCCACTCATCGAACACTGTGTGAATATGCAGATGAATGGCAACAATACGGCGCACAACTGATCGGCGGATGCTGTCGAACTACCCCTGACGATATCAAGCAGCTTGTCAATCAATTACATGAGAAAAAACATCCCTAA